A portion of the Chondrinema litorale genome contains these proteins:
- the coaD gene encoding pantetheine-phosphate adenylyltransferase encodes MKKVALFPGSFDPFTKGHADIALRAAQIFDEVIITIGYNSKKQNRLFDVDYMITKIGEAFEGQDNIKAISYNELTANLAQKLDAKYLVRGLRNTTDFEYENSISQINRRIYPDLETVFIITDPKFAYISSTVIREIYRYGQNINEFLPYNI; translated from the coding sequence ATGAAAAAAGTAGCACTTTTCCCGGGAAGCTTTGACCCTTTTACTAAGGGTCATGCTGATATTGCTTTAAGAGCCGCTCAAATATTTGATGAAGTAATTATAACCATTGGTTACAACTCAAAAAAGCAAAACAGACTTTTTGATGTTGACTACATGATTACTAAAATCGGAGAAGCCTTTGAAGGTCAGGATAACATTAAAGCAATCAGTTATAATGAATTAACTGCTAATCTTGCTCAAAAGCTAGATGCAAAATATTTAGTAAGAGGATTAAGAAATACTACAGATTTTGAATACGAAAACAGTATTTCTCAGATAAATAGAAGGATATATCCTGACCTCGAAACTGTTTTCATCATCACCGACCCAAAATTTGCCTATATCAGTTCTACTGTAATAAGAGAAATTTACAGATACGGACAAAATATTAATGAGTTCTTGCCTTATAATATTTAA
- a CDS encoding NAD(P)-dependent oxidoreductase, translated as MKCLIIDEMYPGIQELLSDFGLQSDHFPDITPEKVLEIIPQYEGLILRSKMKVDIDFLEKAAKLKFIARAGAGVDQIDEDYLEKRQIRLFNAPEGNRDAVGEHALGMLLSLLNKLHTADIEVRNKQWRREANRGYEVKGKTVGIIGYGNMGKAFAKRLRGFECTTIAYDIKPDVETNSDAQMVDLETLFNETDILSLHIPLTPISNKMVDEAFLDKFKKPIYLINTARGPVVPFSAVKYGLEKELITAAGLDVLENEKLSTLTPNQAAAFDYISKLPNVLLSPHVGGWTFESYKRINEVLAEKIKKAYFE; from the coding sequence ATGAAGTGTCTAATCATAGATGAGATGTATCCTGGAATTCAGGAGTTACTAAGCGATTTCGGTTTGCAATCCGACCATTTCCCAGATATTACACCAGAAAAAGTATTGGAAATAATCCCTCAGTATGAAGGATTAATTCTTAGAAGCAAAATGAAAGTTGATATCGACTTTCTAGAAAAAGCAGCCAAACTAAAGTTTATAGCCAGAGCTGGTGCAGGTGTAGATCAAATTGATGAAGATTATTTAGAGAAAAGACAAATCAGACTTTTTAACGCTCCTGAAGGTAACAGAGATGCAGTAGGTGAACATGCTTTGGGCATGTTGCTATCACTTTTAAACAAGTTACACACTGCTGATATTGAAGTAAGAAATAAACAATGGAGAAGAGAAGCTAATCGCGGGTATGAGGTAAAAGGTAAAACTGTTGGTATTATAGGCTATGGCAACATGGGAAAAGCTTTTGCTAAAAGACTAAGAGGTTTTGAATGCACAACTATTGCTTATGACATAAAACCAGATGTGGAAACCAACAGCGATGCACAAATGGTAGATTTGGAAACGCTTTTTAATGAAACAGATATTTTAAGCTTACATATACCACTTACTCCAATTAGTAACAAAATGGTAGATGAGGCTTTTCTTGATAAGTTTAAAAAGCCAATTTATCTTATTAATACTGCTCGTGGACCTGTTGTTCCATTTTCAGCAGTTAAATATGGTTTAGAAAAAGAGTTAATTACTGCAGCAGGGCTAGATGTATTGGAAAACGAAAAACTTTCAACCCTTACTCCAAACCAAGCAGCAGCCTTCGACTATATTTCTAAGTTGCCAAATGTATTGCTCTCTCCACATGTTGGTGGTTGGACGTTTGAGTCTTATAAAAGAATAAATGAAGTACTGGCTGAAAAAATTAAAAAAGCCTATTTCGAATAA
- a CDS encoding Glu/Leu/Phe/Val family dehydrogenase, giving the protein MAYIEPAPIKDRENPFESMMSRFDIAAQKLGLDQETYEVLKSPTKQVIVSLPITMDDGSKRVFEGYRVIHSNTLGPSKGGVRFAPDVHLDEVKALAAWMTWKCAVVDIPYGGAKGGIKCKPWTMSTGELERLTRAYTVSMYEIFGPDTDIPAPDMGTGPREMAWLMDEYSKANGKTVSAVVTGKPLVLGGSLGRVEATGRGVMVSALVAMEKLKINPAHATCAVQGFGNVGSNAASLLEERGVKVVAISDHTGAYYDAKGIDIRSAIAYKESNNNTLEGFTGGEIINNADLLELDIDLLVPAAKEDVITLANADNIKAKLIVEGANGPMGAKADPVIFEKGITVVPDILANAGGVTVSYFEWVQNRLGYKWTRERVNRRSDRIMKEAFERVYKVAQKYDVSLRIAAYMVAISKVADTYKLRGGY; this is encoded by the coding sequence ATGGCATATATTGAACCCGCACCGATAAAGGATAGAGAGAATCCTTTTGAATCGATGATGTCACGTTTTGACATTGCAGCCCAGAAGCTGGGACTCGATCAAGAAACTTATGAAGTATTAAAAAGCCCTACCAAACAGGTAATTGTAAGCTTACCAATTACTATGGATGATGGCAGCAAGCGCGTATTTGAAGGCTACAGAGTAATACATTCTAACACTTTAGGCCCGTCTAAAGGTGGTGTTCGCTTTGCTCCTGATGTACATCTTGATGAAGTGAAAGCATTAGCCGCTTGGATGACATGGAAATGTGCAGTTGTTGATATTCCATACGGTGGTGCAAAAGGTGGTATTAAATGTAAACCTTGGACGATGTCTACAGGTGAACTAGAAAGACTAACACGTGCTTATACTGTTTCTATGTATGAGATTTTTGGTCCTGATACAGATATTCCAGCACCTGATATGGGTACTGGTCCAAGAGAAATGGCTTGGTTAATGGACGAATACTCTAAAGCAAATGGTAAAACAGTAAGTGCTGTGGTAACTGGTAAACCCCTCGTGCTTGGTGGTTCATTAGGAAGAGTAGAAGCTACAGGTCGTGGTGTAATGGTTTCGGCATTGGTAGCAATGGAAAAACTAAAGATTAATCCGGCTCATGCAACTTGTGCTGTACAAGGATTCGGTAACGTTGGTAGCAACGCAGCCAGCCTCTTAGAAGAAAGAGGAGTAAAAGTTGTAGCAATTAGCGACCATACAGGTGCTTATTATGATGCAAAAGGTATTGATATAAGAAGTGCCATTGCTTATAAAGAAAGTAACAATAACACCTTAGAAGGCTTTACAGGTGGCGAAATAATCAACAATGCTGATTTATTAGAGCTTGATATAGACTTGTTAGTACCTGCCGCTAAAGAAGATGTTATTACACTTGCAAATGCAGATAACATTAAAGCAAAACTGATAGTAGAAGGTGCTAACGGACCTATGGGCGCTAAAGCAGATCCTGTAATTTTCGAAAAAGGCATTACCGTAGTTCCAGATATTCTTGCAAATGCTGGTGGAGTAACTGTTTCTTATTTCGAATGGGTACAAAACAGGTTAGGTTATAAATGGACTAGAGAAAGAGTAAACCGCAGAAGCGATAGGATTATGAAAGAAGCATTTGAAAGAGTATACAAAGTAGCTCAGAAATACGATGTTTCTTTAAGAATTGCAGCTTACATGGTGGCTATTTCAAAAGTAGCAGATACCTACAAACTTAGAGGTGGTTATTAA
- the lgt gene encoding prolipoprotein diacylglyceryl transferase: protein MHPVFFEWDTPAILSSFLPDKITIYSYGFMIALGTLLAYWHTAYYSKKQYNVKISQTADLVIILIIAAFVGGKALFFLEDPLRYLESPKDIFAGFENGFVFFGSLLFCIPAMLWFFKKHQLPVTGMLDIMALTTCIVHFFGRLGCFFAGCCYGLPTDSALAITFTDPRSHARPLNEALHPSQLYSVFFLGMIILFLGIYRAKKKFDGQIFLLYLMIYSFGRMFLEEFRGDYKRGFLFNGLITHSQLISLLVILAVFCVYIWLYKKSLRKNN from the coding sequence ATGCATCCGGTATTTTTTGAGTGGGATACACCAGCGATTCTAAGCAGTTTTCTTCCAGATAAAATAACAATATATAGTTATGGGTTTATGATTGCCTTAGGAACTTTATTGGCATATTGGCACACCGCATATTATTCTAAAAAGCAATATAATGTAAAAATATCCCAGACGGCAGACCTTGTAATTATACTAATTATAGCTGCATTTGTAGGAGGTAAAGCATTGTTCTTTTTAGAAGATCCGCTTAGATATTTAGAGTCTCCAAAAGACATATTTGCTGGTTTTGAAAATGGTTTTGTGTTCTTTGGGTCGCTTTTATTTTGTATACCCGCAATGTTGTGGTTTTTTAAAAAGCATCAATTACCAGTAACTGGCATGTTAGATATTATGGCTTTAACCACATGCATTGTGCATTTTTTTGGCAGGCTAGGCTGTTTTTTTGCAGGTTGTTGCTATGGTTTACCAACAGATTCTGCATTGGCAATTACTTTTACCGATCCTCGTAGCCATGCAAGACCACTAAACGAAGCACTTCACCCCTCTCAATTATATAGTGTGTTTTTCTTAGGTATGATCATTTTGTTTTTGGGTATATACAGAGCCAAGAAAAAGTTTGATGGGCAAATTTTTCTATTGTATTTAATGATCTACTCTTTTGGTAGAATGTTTTTAGAAGAGTTCAGAGGAGATTACAAGCGTGGGTTTTTGTTTAACGGCTTAATTACACATTCGCAATTAATCAGCTTACTGGTAATTTTGGCGGTATTTTGTGTTTATATCTGGTTGTATAAAAAGTCTCTTAGAAAAAATAATTAA
- the thrS gene encoding threonine--tRNA ligase has protein sequence MINITLPDGSVRQHEKGVTGLDVARGISEGLARNVLAAKVNGEVWDATRPIENDATVQLLTWNDTEGKATFWHSSAHLMAEALEALYPGVKLGIGPAIESGFYYDIDFGDKTFSSDDFEKLEAKMLELARQKNEYVRSEISKDDATKYFTEKDDPYKLELIDGLNDGEITFYQQGHFTDLCRGPHIPNTGFIKAIKLMNVAGAYWRGDEKNKMMTRIYGITFPKAKELKEYLELLEEAKKRDHRKLGKELELFAFSEKVGMGLPLWLPKGALLRERLENFLKKAQVKAGYEPVITPHIGHKNLYVTSGHYEKYGEDSFRPISTPGDEEYLLKPMNCPHHCEIYKTRPRSYKELPVRFAEFGTVYRYEQHGELHGLTRVRGFTQDDAHIFCRPDQVKEEFIKVIDLVIYVFESLGFSEYTAQVSLRDPENKTKYIGEDALWEKAEREIQEAAAERNLDTVVELGEAAFYGPKLDFMVKDAIGRKWQLGTIQVDYQLPQRFELEYVGADNQKHRPVMIHRAPFGSMERFVAILIENSGGNFPVWLAPEQIAVLPISEKYHDYAEKIFSELQENDIRGFIDRRDEKIGRKIRDAEVSKIPFMIIVGEKESETNTLSVRKKGEGDVGSMSVSEFNEYFKKESAITN, from the coding sequence ATGATTAACATCACTTTACCTGACGGATCGGTCAGACAACATGAGAAAGGCGTTACTGGCCTAGATGTAGCCAGAGGCATTAGTGAAGGGTTAGCCAGAAATGTGCTCGCGGCTAAAGTAAATGGAGAAGTGTGGGATGCCACACGTCCAATTGAAAACGATGCAACGGTGCAGCTTCTCACATGGAACGATACGGAAGGTAAAGCAACGTTCTGGCATTCTTCTGCTCACCTTATGGCCGAAGCTTTAGAAGCATTATACCCAGGAGTAAAATTAGGTATAGGACCTGCTATAGAAAGTGGTTTCTACTACGATATAGATTTTGGCGATAAAACTTTCTCTTCTGACGACTTTGAAAAGCTAGAAGCTAAAATGCTAGAACTGGCTCGTCAAAAAAATGAATATGTTAGAAGCGAAATTTCTAAAGATGATGCGACTAAATATTTTACTGAAAAAGACGATCCATATAAGCTTGAGCTAATTGATGGCTTAAACGACGGAGAAATTACTTTTTATCAACAAGGTCATTTTACTGATTTATGTCGTGGGCCGCATATTCCTAACACTGGTTTTATTAAAGCGATAAAACTAATGAATGTGGCAGGGGCTTACTGGCGTGGAGACGAGAAAAACAAAATGATGACCAGAATTTACGGCATCACTTTTCCTAAAGCCAAAGAACTTAAGGAATATCTCGAATTACTTGAAGAAGCTAAAAAACGTGACCACAGAAAACTTGGTAAAGAATTAGAACTTTTTGCTTTTTCAGAAAAAGTGGGAATGGGTCTGCCATTGTGGTTACCTAAAGGTGCACTTTTAAGAGAAAGGTTAGAAAACTTTCTTAAAAAAGCACAGGTAAAAGCAGGCTATGAGCCCGTAATTACGCCACATATCGGACATAAAAATCTATATGTAACTTCTGGCCACTACGAAAAATACGGCGAAGATTCGTTTAGACCTATAAGTACTCCGGGAGATGAGGAATACTTGCTTAAGCCAATGAACTGCCCTCACCACTGTGAGATTTACAAAACAAGACCAAGATCTTATAAAGAACTACCAGTTCGTTTTGCAGAATTTGGTACTGTTTATCGCTACGAGCAACATGGTGAGTTACATGGTTTAACAAGGGTAAGAGGCTTTACGCAAGATGATGCTCACATTTTCTGTAGACCAGATCAAGTGAAGGAAGAGTTCATCAAAGTAATTGACCTTGTAATATATGTATTCGAATCTTTAGGATTTAGTGAATATACTGCTCAAGTATCTTTGAGAGACCCAGAAAATAAAACCAAATACATTGGTGAAGATGCACTTTGGGAAAAAGCAGAAAGAGAAATACAAGAAGCAGCAGCAGAGAGAAACCTTGATACTGTTGTAGAATTAGGCGAAGCAGCTTTCTACGGACCTAAACTTGACTTTATGGTAAAAGATGCCATTGGCAGAAAATGGCAATTGGGTACCATTCAGGTAGATTATCAGTTACCTCAGCGATTTGAGCTAGAATATGTAGGTGCTGATAACCAAAAACACAGACCTGTAATGATTCACCGTGCACCATTTGGCTCAATGGAAAGGTTTGTGGCTATACTTATAGAAAACTCTGGTGGAAACTTCCCAGTTTGGTTAGCTCCTGAACAGATTGCGGTACTTCCTATTTCTGAGAAATATCACGATTACGCTGAAAAAATATTTAGCGAGCTTCAGGAAAACGATATCAGAGGTTTTATAGATAGAAGAGATGAGAAAATAGGCAGAAAAATTAGAGATGCAGAGGTGAGTAAAATACCTTTTATGATTATTGTTGGAGAGAAAGAAAGTGAAACAAATACCCTTTCAGTAAGGAAAAAAGGTGAAGGAGATGTAGGCTCTATGAGCGTTTCGGAGTTTAATGAATACTTCAAAAAAGAATCTGCTATCACAAATTAA
- a CDS encoding phosphatidylserine decarboxylase family protein: MTIHKEGFTILVITILAIVALNGVLYYFFGDQRILMNISFIASTIFFLLILQFFRSPRVITSIDSNLVYAPADGKVVVIEEVEEKEFLKENRRQISIFMSPINVHVNRNPISGVVKYVKYHAGKYLVAWHPKSSTENERTTIVVENENGISILFRQIAGAMAKRIKWYVEEGQPVVQGEEFGFIKFGSRVDVFVPLDAEICVNLNQKTKGGKTILAKLKV; encoded by the coding sequence ATGACGATACATAAAGAGGGCTTTACCATTCTTGTAATTACTATTTTGGCTATTGTTGCATTGAATGGTGTGCTTTACTATTTTTTTGGCGATCAAAGAATATTAATGAATATCAGCTTTATTGCAAGTACGATATTCTTCCTGTTAATACTTCAGTTTTTTAGAAGCCCAAGAGTTATTACATCAATAGACTCAAACCTTGTTTATGCTCCTGCTGATGGTAAAGTAGTAGTAATAGAAGAAGTAGAGGAAAAAGAATTTCTCAAAGAAAATAGAAGACAGATTTCCATATTTATGTCTCCTATTAATGTTCATGTTAACAGAAATCCAATTAGTGGAGTAGTAAAATATGTAAAGTATCATGCTGGTAAATACTTAGTAGCATGGCATCCAAAATCAAGCACTGAGAATGAAAGAACAACCATTGTGGTAGAGAATGAAAACGGAATAAGTATTTTATTCAGGCAAATTGCCGGAGCGATGGCCAAAAGAATTAAATGGTATGTAGAAGAAGGCCAACCAGTAGTTCAGGGAGAAGAGTTTGGGTTTATAAAGTTTGGCTCTAGAGTAGATGTTTTCGTGCCTCTTGATGCAGAAATATGTGTAAACCTTAATCAGAAAACTAAAGGAGGCAAAACGATTCTGGCAAAGCTGAAAGTATAA
- a CDS encoding TonB-dependent receptor — protein MRFLKLLFIALIFTPSLLLAQKGIIRGSVIEDNTGEPMFAVTVVIDGTSTGASTDFDGKFEIKADPGTYNLKVSFVSYKTIIIENVVVRSNEVSLFENIRMLEDVETLEEIVVTAEVVRTTEEALLTVKKKSANLIDGISSANFRRIGDSDAASAVKRVPGVSLEGGKYVYVRGLGDRYTKSILNGVDIPGLDPDRNTLQMDIFPTNVIDNIIVIKSFTADLPADFTGGVVNITTKDFPEEKVGKFSIGGSYNPNMHFNSEYLDYEGGKTDFLGFDDGTRDIPTGGSTDIPFRSDALGDAAAMSEMNTILNNFNPTLAAMRQNSFMDYSLGFSLGNQKAAGNSTLGYNLALTYKNKTTFYEDAEYNRWGRGNTSDIFELDARERQKGDLGTNDVLLGGLLGFARKGDYAKYSLNILHLQNGESKAGIFNYVGSDQGSNFTALQHNLEYSERRITNILLNGNHYIAGGTWELEWKLSPTRSKIEDPDIRFTRYRIEDGVYSIGTESGIPERIWRNLEEDNLAGKLDITRKYSMGSQEGKLKFGSSYTYKTRNYEIQNFQIFPGNINQSLTGDPNEIFQTENFISSENRSGVYYDPQFIPNNPNKYESNNSNLGIYVSNEIGIGEKVKTILGVRAEQYQQNYTGTNQQGDSFDNEEVLNSLNFFPSANLIYSLSDNQNLRVSFSRTIARPSFKEASYAEILDPITGRTFIGGLFPDQDSEGNVIWDGNLKETNINNFDIRWEMFPKGGQTFAISAFYKTFKNPIEIVQYVQAANNFQPRNVGDGQVLGAELELRKNLQFISEMFSAFSFNANVTVTKSTIDMSATEYNSRVDNARDGQEIDDTREMAGQAPYIINAGLQYAGFENGFEAGIYYNVQGRTLMFVGIADRPDIYSVPFHSLNFNANKDFGPNDRMNLNFSVSNILNDTREQVFESFGATDRIFNRLKPSMSFGLSFGYSFF, from the coding sequence ATGAGATTTTTAAAATTATTGTTTATCGCTTTAATTTTTACTCCATCGCTCTTATTGGCACAAAAAGGGATTATTAGGGGGAGTGTAATCGAAGACAATACTGGGGAGCCAATGTTTGCTGTAACAGTTGTAATAGACGGAACGTCTACAGGAGCATCAACTGATTTTGATGGAAAGTTTGAAATTAAAGCCGATCCAGGCACATATAACTTAAAAGTTTCTTTTGTCTCCTACAAAACAATCATAATAGAAAATGTTGTAGTAAGATCCAACGAAGTTTCTCTCTTCGAGAACATTAGAATGTTAGAAGATGTAGAAACCTTGGAAGAGATTGTAGTAACCGCTGAAGTAGTTAGAACTACAGAAGAAGCACTTTTAACAGTTAAAAAGAAATCTGCTAACTTAATTGATGGTATATCTTCTGCTAACTTCCGTAGAATTGGTGATTCAGATGCTGCTTCTGCAGTAAAAAGGGTACCAGGTGTTTCTCTTGAAGGTGGTAAATATGTGTATGTTCGTGGTTTAGGTGACCGTTACACTAAATCAATCTTAAATGGTGTGGATATTCCTGGCCTAGACCCAGACAGAAACACCTTACAAATGGATATCTTCCCTACCAATGTAATTGATAACATTATAGTAATTAAGTCTTTTACAGCAGATTTACCTGCCGATTTTACTGGTGGTGTAGTAAACATTACAACTAAAGATTTTCCTGAAGAAAAAGTAGGCAAGTTTTCTATTGGTGGTTCATACAACCCTAATATGCACTTTAATAGCGAATATCTTGACTACGAAGGTGGAAAAACAGATTTCTTAGGCTTTGATGATGGCACAAGAGATATTCCTACTGGTGGAAGTACAGATATTCCTTTCCGTTCTGATGCATTAGGCGATGCTGCTGCAATGTCAGAAATGAATACAATTCTAAACAACTTTAATCCTACTTTGGCTGCAATGCGCCAAAATAGCTTTATGGACTACAGCTTAGGATTCTCTTTAGGTAATCAAAAAGCTGCTGGTAATAGTACATTAGGATACAACTTAGCCCTTACTTATAAGAACAAAACTACTTTTTACGAAGACGCGGAATATAACCGTTGGGGAAGAGGAAATACTTCTGATATTTTTGAATTAGACGCAAGAGAAAGACAAAAAGGTGATTTAGGTACTAACGATGTGCTACTTGGCGGTCTTTTAGGTTTTGCTCGTAAAGGCGACTATGCAAAATACAGTTTAAACATTCTACACTTACAAAATGGTGAGTCTAAAGCAGGTATATTTAACTATGTTGGTTCTGACCAAGGTTCTAACTTTACTGCTTTACAACATAACTTAGAGTACAGTGAGCGTAGAATTACAAACATCTTGTTAAACGGTAACCACTATATTGCTGGTGGCACTTGGGAATTAGAATGGAAACTATCTCCTACCAGATCTAAAATTGAAGACCCAGATATTAGATTTACAAGATACCGTATCGAAGATGGTGTATACAGCATAGGTACTGAGTCTGGTATACCAGAAAGAATCTGGCGTAACCTAGAAGAAGATAATCTTGCAGGTAAATTAGATATTACCAGAAAGTATTCAATGGGTTCTCAAGAGGGTAAATTAAAATTTGGTAGTAGCTATACTTACAAGACTAGAAATTACGAAATTCAGAACTTCCAGATTTTTCCTGGTAACATAAACCAATCTTTAACTGGTGATCCAAATGAAATTTTCCAAACAGAAAACTTCATTTCTTCAGAAAATAGAAGCGGTGTTTATTACGATCCACAATTTATTCCAAACAACCCGAATAAATATGAGTCTAATAACTCAAACCTTGGCATCTATGTGTCTAACGAAATTGGAATTGGCGAAAAAGTAAAAACCATTTTAGGTGTAAGAGCAGAACAGTATCAACAAAATTACACTGGTACTAACCAGCAAGGAGATTCTTTTGATAATGAAGAAGTACTTAACTCTTTAAACTTCTTTCCTTCTGCTAACTTAATTTATAGCTTAAGCGATAACCAAAACTTAAGAGTATCATTCTCTCGTACTATTGCAAGACCTTCTTTTAAAGAAGCTTCTTATGCAGAAATTCTTGACCCTATTACTGGTCGTACTTTTATTGGTGGTTTATTCCCAGATCAAGATTCTGAGGGTAATGTAATTTGGGATGGTAACTTAAAAGAAACCAACATTAACAACTTCGATATCAGATGGGAAATGTTCCCTAAAGGTGGCCAGACATTCGCAATTAGTGCATTCTATAAAACATTTAAAAACCCTATCGAGATTGTACAATACGTTCAGGCTGCTAATAACTTCCAGCCAAGAAACGTTGGTGATGGTCAAGTACTTGGTGCAGAGCTTGAGTTAAGAAAAAATCTTCAGTTTATTTCTGAGATGTTTTCAGCATTCTCGTTCAATGCAAACGTAACTGTGACTAAGTCTACAATTGATATGAGTGCAACTGAATATAACTCAAGAGTAGATAATGCTAGAGATGGCCAGGAAATAGACGATACAAGAGAAATGGCTGGTCAAGCTCCTTATATTATTAATGCTGGTTTACAGTATGCAGGTTTCGAAAATGGATTTGAAGCAGGTATCTACTACAATGTGCAAGGAAGAACTTTAATGTTTGTAGGTATTGCTGACAGACCTGATATTTATTCAGTTCCTTTCCATAGCTTAAACTTTAATGCTAATAAAGACTTCGGACCAAACGATAGAATGAATCTTAACTTTAGTGTTTCAAACATTCTTAACGATACTCGTGAACAGGTATTCGAATCTTTTGGAGCAACAGACAGAATATTCAATAGATTAAAACCAAGTATGTCATTTGGACTAAGCTTTGGATATAGCTTTTTCTAA
- a CDS encoding DUF3822 family protein yields the protein MYQEFLQYELKDPQMDVNLLSQYQLVINIADTGIVFFINDAASNKCLAIEKYKFSSPATTENLTMNLQNIWASHPYLNAGYWKKVVLLFSNLKFSYVPKEYIKGDINPEIFSRLNFKLDKGESLAHMRLDELSTYCYYAVNNELMQWFGEFYPSMITKTAHTTAAFLYGLLTYDKKASHIHVNVSDALITIANIKEGRLMYVNSFPFTSPDDVLYLCTLVADELKLDTKDIKLNVWGDITTDSDYFTKLKPYFLQVAPGKRPEFLKFSFNFDELEDQFHFDLFNAAKLYL from the coding sequence TTGTACCAGGAATTCTTACAATACGAGCTCAAAGATCCACAGATGGATGTGAATCTTCTTTCCCAGTATCAGTTAGTAATTAATATTGCTGATACTGGGATTGTTTTTTTTATTAATGATGCAGCCAGCAACAAGTGTCTTGCTATAGAGAAATATAAATTCTCTTCTCCGGCTACAACAGAAAATCTCACAATGAACCTGCAAAATATTTGGGCTTCTCACCCCTACCTTAATGCAGGTTACTGGAAAAAAGTAGTATTGCTTTTTTCTAATTTAAAATTCTCTTATGTTCCTAAAGAATATATTAAGGGCGATATAAACCCAGAAATATTTTCTAGGCTTAACTTTAAATTAGACAAAGGAGAATCTCTTGCTCACATGCGCTTAGATGAGCTAAGCACTTATTGCTACTATGCAGTAAATAATGAGTTAATGCAGTGGTTTGGGGAGTTTTATCCAAGCATGATAACCAAAACTGCGCATACCACGGCAGCTTTTTTATATGGTTTACTTACTTACGATAAAAAGGCGAGCCACATACATGTAAACGTTTCTGATGCTTTAATTACAATTGCCAACATTAAAGAAGGCAGATTAATGTATGTTAATAGCTTCCCGTTTACTAGCCCTGATGATGTGCTTTATTTATGTACGTTAGTTGCTGATGAACTAAAACTCGACACAAAAGACATTAAATTAAATGTGTGGGGTGATATAACTACAGACAGCGACTATTTCACAAAACTTAAACCTTACTTTCTTCAGGTTGCACCCGGAAAACGCCCTGAGTTTTTAAAATTCAGTTTTAACTTTGATGAGCTGGAAGACCAGTTTCATTTCGATTTATTTAATGCTGCAAAGCTATATTTATGA
- a CDS encoding DMT family transporter: protein MPSKTGDFFALHFIVLLSSAIPIIVLFISLPALEIVFYRTLVAFLFLGVFSYVKKYRLNLEIDALLRILLSGLLTGIYWLLLVASAKISNATVCLIGISTTSVWVSFITPFIEKKKINYVQLITGGVVIVGILVITQSGIKHPLGLVIGIIAGLLGAIVTVFNARLSRGFHHYVITFYQMAGAWLGTVIFIPIYMFFISTEGYSIMVPTLKDWAFIAALVFVFSIFIYSQFIKLMKSISPFTVTLSANMSPIYGILVALLFLGEKEQMNFSFYIGALLIIGSVILYSVLESRRKLK from the coding sequence ATGCCGTCAAAGACAGGTGATTTTTTTGCGCTTCATTTCATTGTTTTGCTCAGCAGTGCAATTCCTATTATTGTATTGTTTATATCATTACCTGCTTTGGAGATCGTATTTTACAGAACATTAGTAGCTTTTTTGTTTCTGGGAGTCTTTAGTTATGTAAAAAAGTACAGACTAAATCTTGAAATAGATGCATTACTTAGAATACTACTTAGTGGTTTACTCACAGGTATTTACTGGTTGCTATTAGTAGCATCTGCTAAAATTTCTAATGCGACAGTTTGTTTGATAGGTATTTCCACCACATCTGTTTGGGTAAGTTTTATAACTCCTTTTATAGAAAAGAAAAAAATTAATTATGTACAGCTAATCACTGGGGGAGTAGTAATTGTTGGCATTTTAGTAATTACTCAATCTGGCATAAAACATCCACTTGGTTTGGTTATAGGTATTATTGCGGGCTTATTGGGCGCTATTGTTACTGTTTTTAATGCGAGATTAAGTAGAGGATTTCACCATTACGTAATTACTTTCTATCAAATGGCTGGAGCATGGTTAGGTACTGTTATTTTTATACCTATATACATGTTTTTTATAAGTACAGAAGGTTATTCCATTATGGTTCCAACATTAAAAGATTGGGCTTTTATTGCAGCGTTGGTTTTTGTATTCTCTATCTTTATTTACTCTCAGTTTATAAAGTTGATGAAATCCATTTCGCCATTTACTGTAACCCTCTCTGCGAATATGTCTCCTATATATGGAATTTTAGTAGCACTTTTATTTTTGGGTGAAAAGGAGCAAATGAATTTCTCTTTTTATATAGGTGCACTATTAATAATAGGTTCAGTTATTTTATACTCTGTATTAGAGAGCAGAAGAAAGCTGAAATAA